Part of the Scomber japonicus isolate fScoJap1 chromosome 2, fScoJap1.pri, whole genome shotgun sequence genome, AATGTAGCTTTTTATTCTAACCTCCACAATGCTGATCTATCACCCAGGGAACTTAATGTGTCCTTCACACATAGTAAATGTTGATAATGAAAGTTATATATTTGCACTTTTTATTTGATGCTAATACAATAGAAGGATAATGATTTTCAAATAGACATATTTTTAAAGACAACGAACAAATTTAACAAATGGGAATAAATTGTAACTGGTGCACATTGTTACTCATTTTAGCATCTTAAATTATTGTTTACATTAATGTTTACATGATCTATTAATCATTACTGTAATTATAAAGAGATTCATCacaataaatatttgtatttaagaATGGATGTGTTGACAGTATCTTACTtactgtttgtgtgcatgtagaTTACACTGGATGTAATTTGATTGTTTTATCTATCTAGCAATTAGTGGCATGTTTGAGTTAAACTGCTCCCCAAAGAGATGCAGGACTCATTGTATTCCTCCTTATTGTAGCAGCAGTTACATGCCTGGCATAGCTGAAGCCATAAAAAGCAGCAAGTTCATTCACTGTGACAACTGCACATTTGTTAGGTGATATGTAGCATCGATGTACAACATTAAGGATATTAATAAGAAAACTGCCACATACAATCAGTTGTCAGTGTAACGGGTATGTGAGATCAGCTAGGAATATGTATGCTGCCTGTTTCTTGAACTTTGGGTAATGATGGGGCAGTGGATAGAGATACAACATGCAAAACTTTGGAGTTGCCATGAGTCACGTTTCTCCTCTTTCAGTGGAAACTTATAACATCCCATGCCTCCAGTCCATACATCAAGCACACATGACCAGTCTGTCCTGTACTCACAGAGACCAAACTGATAGACCAATCCCTCAGACTACCAGAAACTGTCGAGCATTACTGGAATTGGTCAATTTAATCTGGATGTTTTTGATCCTTTTGATAAACTTTTTGTGGCATAGAGTAAGTGTGCAATAACTTTACTGCAATTACTGAATTTCAAACTATAATATCTCACACTTCAGCTGACATTTTTGAATTGGTCTTGAACCTCTCAGTTCATTTTCAATTTGCATGGGGCGTGATCAGCAGGCACAGACCAAAATGTCTCTAAGGGCATATTTGGATAGATTTAAAACCAATCAGAGCAACAAAATGGGATGTAACACACAGAGTCCTGGAAACATGTAAACAGACTACAGTGTGCAGAGATGAGCTGTTATGGTGCAGTTTTTTGTTTGCATGGGTCCAGACCTTTGAATCCGCCTACTCCACTGAGTAGTTGACAATTCTGTCTGATATCAGGCaagttgtttgttgttcttttacAGATAATATACCATCCAGTTTGTTTAATACTTTGGTGATAGAACAGACTGTTCCACATCAGCAACAGTCATCTTGGTTGTTTACAAAAATGTCTTAATGGTGCTCCTCTGTCacggatgtattataagagctgaatATGGTACCCCCACCCACCCTTGCAATCAATGGCCCAATGGCCATTCTAACAGTATTGTAGTAAAAAATCCCCCTGCGGCCCAAAAAGCTTTTTCCACATAGGCTACTACTGTAAAAAGACATCTGTAAAACAGTTAATAGGACACCTTGAATtgcaaacaaggtcaattatgaaTGTCTATTATGATCTTTTGATCCATGGAGATTTTATAATTGTTAAACTTTCCTTAAAAATCCATGAGTATCCATAACTATCCATGACACCACCATGCAAAGTCTATGGGCCGAGCAGGATCTTGTAAGCAGTGCTTGTGGGTAAAACACTACTGCATGTATTCAGGGGGCCGCATACCCCCAGAAGTAAACGCGATAACTGGAAACTATTTATGAGCCATTCTTAATGGACTAACTAGATGCTATTTTTGGTCCAATATCCAGCTATGATACATCTGTGTCAGTCATCCTATCAAACCAACCCTATATTAGATAAATGGCTCTCAAGATGTGTCTAGTTTTCATGCTACCACCCTACACTACTTCACTGAAAGGACTGTAAATGGAGGTGGCCAAATGGGGCCCAAAAGAAAAACTGTGCCCTGGACCTAAATAAAACTGTAATCCGTCCATGGCCAAAAAAGGCTAGTTTCTATCGTTGTTAAACAATTATTTATTCTTAAACATTTCATTCAGCTCATTTTGTGAACTTGTAGTAAACAGTAGATTAATATGAGGTATGGGGGTGGTTCAAtacttttaaaacctttttgtAAATGTTGATTGGTTCAATCCACGGACACACTGTTCCTCTGTCTCTGAGCAGGAGGAGCTAATGTTGAGTTGAGACaccgataaaaaaaaaaaaaaaaagtcccaagTATGCTCAGCCTGGTGGACCTGAAAGACCTCTGCTCCAGGTAAGTCACAGGTTAGAAACACCTCACAATAACGTCCAGGTAAACTGTCTTCAGTGTAGGGAAACGAGTCTGTTCATATTAATACTAAAAAGCGTAATGCTAGCAGGCTCATGGTGTTAGCGTATGTTAGCTGGCTTTACTCGTACGGCTAACATTGAGCCGGGGACCGGTGTTTAACTTAACTGTTTTAAATGACACTCATTTACCAGCCGgtgtatatgtgtttaaaaCCAGCTATGAGGTGTAACGTTATGTTGGTGTTTTTAGTGGTAGGTGGTTAAAGTTTACAGGTGTTACCGTCAGTATGTATCTGCCTTCGTGGCTGTTGTCTGTACAAACTCAGCGTTGTTAAGGCAGGGAGGGAGTATGAGCTGTACAGCGTGAAATTACATCCTTTATATAGGCACAAATGTTCATGAAGCTATAACCAGTTGGCACTAATAAATCCCTAATGATGACAAGATCCATCACTTGTTTGCCTTGTTAAGCGTTCGTCAGCTCTTAGTCAAGtggtaaaaatgtattcagacGTCATTGATCAATCTTTAGATAAGACATATCAGCTACAGTTTGACTTCATCTGTTACTGTTACATCTTGTGTTACTCTCAAATATGAGACAAGATGTGTGTGATAGGAAAACCAGGTTTCTGTTGACTTATATGGGCTTGTGATAACCTGAAGTGTCTCATACTTGTGACTGAAGGTCACAgaggacacacaaacatgtaccTTATGGTGATGCTCTCTCATGCTCTTTAATTATCATTTGGTTCAAACAGGCGTCTATTTAAGATAGAGCACATACAAAGTACATCTATACAGGACATATACATGTGTTGTTACCACAGAGAGGGAGATTACATCTGGTGCACATCTGGTAAATTACatagacaataaataaacaacagagCTCATTCTTGACCATGTTAACAACTAAAGTTTGATTTAAGGTAGAGAAAAGTAAATAAATCCTAACAGGAAATGGATGAAAGCAAGCAACTCTTCACATGCTATAACCTGCATGTGTTTGGTAGTTGTGCTTGATGAACTTGATGGATAATCAAAACAATAATTGATACCTTTTCTGTTAATTGACAAAGTCATTTCAGAGCTGTTGTTGGGGTCAGAAAGTGACAAAAATCAGCACAGGGTCACAGAGCGAGCATTCCCACATGtccacacacagagacatgtgGGAGCTGGTGCCACCCATGTTGTGATCTTAAGTGACATGATGAGCATGAAACCGAAAGGGTACACAGATGGATTACAGTTTGTTACACTGTGTAACAACATCCAACCACACTTAACTAACAACTCAGTCCTCATACAAAATGCAACCTCAGCTACTAAAACTGGTTCCACACTTATCATTCAAGCTTCAATGTGCCCACTAATTAGTAACTGCTGACCAGGCCTCCTTTTTTCATAAATTATCCcactattattaaaaaatgtaacatgCTACAACTTACAGGTGACATGTCTTGCTGATTCATGTCTTACTATATTTAATGAAGCTGGGCTTTCCTTCTTGGttcaagaagaaggaaggaggaaacttGAGATCGTGAAACggagggaaaaggaggagacTTGTTGAGATAGAGATCAGCTATTCATACGGGGCCGAGATCTGTAGGGACATGGAGTTTATTATGGAATGCGTTTGGAGGAGAACAACATGATGGCTACAGCGTGTTCGTTGGAGAAGAGGCGAAGGAAGGGTGAATAATTGAATTCTTCATACAGCGTACAGCTGGGTCTGTGCTGCCGAGGGATGGGAAATATGGGCCACGCATACAATACTGACAATAAGGGCATTATTTGTTGGCTATGGTAGTGAAAAGAGTTTGCCagtttgacctgtgtgtgtgtgtgtgtgtgtgtgcctgtgtgttagAGCATGTTAGTTGAGGAGTGGGTAACCGTAGAGACCAGCTGAAGCGGCAGAGGGGGACAGTAAATGGGAACCGGCCATCTGTGATGTAAGATTACATGCTCCACTTCTGTAATGTCAGTAATAGAGCCTCTTAACAAATATCTCTGTGAACTGGTTTGTGTTTACACCCATTTATTTAAGATCATGATTGTTGAAAGTCAGCCTTGACACAACATTGTTTACTTAGGCTTATATAACTTTTTTCATGGAGACAGGTGTTTCTGTTTGTGCCATTGCGACGTATATTTTGGGTTGTGTAACTGGTGGTTTATGTTTGCCACAGCTCTGTCAAAGTTGCTCTGTCACTATTTTAGGATAGCGTTCAGCTTGAGGCTGCATGTGTTATCATGTGATATTATGCTACAACCGTACATCTCAAGCAATCATTCATAAAATAAAGACCTCTTCTAAATGTTGTCAGCATGGGTTTAGATTTGGAGTTTTGGTGGCATCAGAGCAGGTATAATTGGTTCATTTTTCCAGCTTCAGATGAATTGTTAAGTTACATTTACTCACACAGTATACTACCAACACTTATATAACTGCTCATCAATGTCTATTAACTGTTTGTAGCCACATAGGGACAGCGGAAACAACACAAAATAGATGCATTAGTCGCCTTTTTTACAGATGCACCACATGCGATGAAGCAATATTAGCATtaatttggagttgtgtgtctTTCCACTTTACGAATGTAGATCcagtattcactctccttttaagCTGTTTTTAGTCTCCACCAACAACTCCCAAAGGAAATAGTCTGGCAGCTGATTGCTAACTTTGCTGGCAGGAAgcaagcttttttttgttttgttttgttcttttaataCTGCTTGTGTCTGGACATAATGTTTTATGAAGGCGGTGAGAGTGAATCAAAACGCTAATAAAACTAACAAACAGAAGCTAAGTATGAAGCACATTGGTGCTGAGTTGGGTGATAACTTTTGATGGGTTCATTACTATAAGCATCTTTTTTGTCACGTACAAATAGTCATGCAGTCTCTTGtgtatatattaataatgaatgaataaatatgaataatagcCTTGTTTCACttcatgaaaatgtatttgtttcttaTGATATTAGAGGAGGCAGCCCAACTCTGCTATGAAACATTGTAGGAAATCTGAAATTTATCATCATAGTCAACTTTTTTCCCCACACTGTGATAATTAAGCAAATATCTTTGGGGCTCAGAAGAGTGAAATAATTTGAGATTAAGGTCAGAACAGATTGAGATTAATTACAGGCTTGTCATCCTGAGGAAGTAGGATGTGCCAGCTACATTCTCATTATGCATATTCGTGCCTGAACAAAGCACTGTTATGAACAATGAACAATAGGAACAACAGCCTATTTCTCCCACATGTTGTCCTCCTCTGTGTTCATtctttcatctcctccagctgttgtttgcattgttttttatccaaaatatattttgtCGAAATTAAAAGTACAAAGCAGCTGAAAACAATTTAGATTTGTACCCTACAGTACCATGTCAGGATTGAGATAACCTGACAAGTTTTTTTCATACCTAAACAATAAAGGGATGATGTATTCATGTCTGAATAAGGCTTTTTAGATATAGCATTTGTTTTCTGCTAAGACTTGATCAGTAACAATTTAACGAAAAATGAtcaaactgaataaaaagaTACTCCCGAGTTTGATAGAAATTATTTTTACAATCCACCAGAACATTCTGCTGATTTGCTTCTTTCTGGTTTTCTCAATCCCAGGCTATGAAAGTCATCGCCCCCAGTCCAAGCCTGACACAGATGATGAAGACGATACTTCCATGACCTCCCTTGGTGTTTTCGTACGAGGCCTTCCTCTGGCCTTGGCGTCCATGACACAAGCTGCCACCTCAGACTCGCGCTTCCACCCTAAATGGCGGGCGATCACTGTGGCAACCCTGCTGGTTTTAGTGCTCATGTTGTACCTGCACCGGACAGCAGGGGACGGAGACACTTCCACCAGAGGCTACTACCGCAACAGGGCCCATAGTTTGCAAATGCATGGCGAGCGCAACGAAGACATTTTCAGGGACGCTAACAGAGAAACGGCACAAAGCCTCGGCCACCACGATAGAAATGAAAAACCTTACAATGACACATACCCATTAAGTCCGccactgaaaacaaaacaaggcgTCAAGTACCGTATAGGTGTGATCGCGGACCTGGACACGGCATCACGTAGCTCCAAGGATCAGACATGGTTCAGCTACATGAAAAAGGGTTACCTGACTGTTTCAGAAAGTGCCGACAGACTGCAGGTGGAGTGGGATGATGATACGGTCACTCTGGAGAGTCATCTGGCCGAGAAAGGGCGAGGTAcgagaggaaaaacaaatgtgttacaCTTTGTTTATATCCAGCATGTATTTTGTTCTCATGTCAGTATGTTGGTTACCTCAGTGTTTGGTTGATCTGCTGCAGGGATGGAGCTGTCAGAGCTGGTGGCGTTTAATGGTCACCTGTACAGTGTGGACGACCGTACGGGTGTGGTGTACAGGATTGAGGGCAGCCAGGCTGTCCCCTGGGTTATATTACCCGACGGTGATGGCTCAGTTTCCAAAGGTCAGTTTCCACTAGACCTCTTACCTGGTTCTTCCGTACCCATGTAGGTCTGACTGAGCAAAAGTCAGAGACTAAATGGTTTTCTTCAACACACTGAGACTTCTGATTTTGCCTAAAATaccttaaaaaaactaaaatttttTGTGCTAAAATAGTAAAAGTTATTGTTGGATCATCAATAGAAACCATTTAGCAACAAAAATTGGGACTTGGGTAAGGTTGGGAGTCATTTTTAAGAGGTTCACACTGTCTGACAGACCCGTTCTTGTTCTGTGTGTGCAGGGTTTAAGGCGGAGTGGCTTGCAGTGAAGGACGAGCACCTTTACGTTGGCGGGCTAGGGAAAGAGTGGACCACGACCTCCGGAGAAGTCGTCAACAATCACCCAGAGTGGGTAAAAGTTGTTGGCTACCGTGGTGACGTGGAGCATGAGAACTGGGTGCCACATTACAACGCACTGCGGGGCGCTGCAGGGATCCAACCACCAGGTTCTTACAACAGTTTTATTCGTCAtcactctgttttttttgttgtttcttctttacACACAACTATCTTGATTCCTTTTGGTCTCATCCATCATGTTGCTCCCTCTCCTCACCTCCACCAGGTTACCTTATCCATGAATCAGCAGCGTGGAGTGAGCGTCTCCAGCGCTGGTTCTTCTTGCCTCGCCGTGCCAGCCACGAGCATTACGAAGAGACAGCAGACGAGCGGCGCGCCACCAACCTGCTCCTGTCCTGCCCCGCTGACTTCAGCTACATGACAGTGCGGCACGTCGGCCCACTTAACCCCACCCACGGGTTCTCCTCGTTTAAATTCGTCCCAGACACAGACGATCAGATTATTCTGGCCCTGAAATCAGAGGAGGACGCCGGCAGGATCGCCACCTACATTATAGCTTTTACACTTGACGGTCGGGTGCTGATGCCCGAGACAAAGATAGGGGATGTGAAGTACGAAGGGTtggaatttatttaaaaatgacaaagctAAGGCGTACAGTTTCTTGAAAGCAAGGTTCTTCAGTATTACATTCTCCTCTGATTTACTGTGCAATAATTTCATATGACCCAAAAATGATATATTTCATAATTATATGATGACCGAGGTGAGCAAGAGAAGGTTGAAGGGCAGGAGAATGCCACACCACAAGGGGAGGACAATTAAATACCACCTACAACTTCAatttgtgtgtgactgtgtttggcAGCCAGCAGTCACAAAGATGTTGTCACTCATCAGTCACCACGTGATAggattatttaatgttttaaagccTTAATGACTTCATATCAGTTGTTGTTCTTTTGTCTAAACCTTGAGTTAAACATCCTTGTTTGATCAGGAGAaatctttgtttaaaaaaaggacagaaaccAGGTAATGTGCGTCTCCTCTCCTGCAGCCAAACTCTGCTGGTCAGACACTCAGGGGAACCAGATGAAACAGCATAAGCACACAGTGAGAAGAAAAGTAGGAATGAATGTCCATACACTACTTGAAATATTAAACTTACTCattactttgtgttttcttattttacatAAACCAGTACACATACACTGAAGTTTCTCTTTTCAGATTTATGACATGATGGGACCAGTCGCCAAGCTTACTGAGTAAACTTCATGTGATGAGTTTCTCAGTGTCAGCACTACAAGTCAAAATATCTATTTGGTCTGAACGGAAACACCAgctattttatttaaagatgaactaatattatatttcttttgtatcctctcaaaagaagaagaattaaaatATCTCCTCTTGTTTCAATGCCTTCTGTCGTGTATTTAATGAGTCTACCACCAAAGTGTCTGATATATGCAACAAATTAGAGCCataatatcaatatttttattgcCCTGggttaaaacaacaaattaaaaaaatcatcactATAGATTTGACATTTCTGATGTGTATAAAGTCAGCTGTATTCCATTActtttcattttacacagtaAACAAATTTCATTATGCATATTAACGACTGTTGTGAACTTCGTAGGTCCATGGTTGCCACTAAATTACACACATATGATATTAACTGATAAGAATGACAAGACCGATGGCTTGGATGAGTTTAACAAGCTGCAAAGTTAGCAATTACTCACACAACAGTTTTATCTCTCAACACTTGAAACCTGAGGAAAATCCCTGTGAGGCCTCCTGTTTACAGGCTTGTTCCCATGGCGAGGATGCCTTGAGGTAGACCGGCCATTTTAACGGGTTTGAAAGAGCCCAACTTAGTGTAGAAGTCGATCATTCTCCGATCGCTCTCCCTCAACTCGCAGAACACCCCTGTAGAGCCTGACAAAGCAGAAGATACCATTTCAGCTATAAAGTGTTGAAAAAGGATAACGTTTACAAGCCAGTTCTATAAACATTCTACAAGGGGGGGCCTCTACATACCACTTCTTCTGATGGAGGACAACAGCTGATCAATCATACGCCTGGCTGGAGAAGGATCAGTGACCCGGGGCAACACTTGGGTGGTGACCAGAGAGGGGAAGTCCCCGAATACTGAGTCACTTATCTCCCTCTAGAGGTGAAACATGGAACATAGTGAAGTTACATTACTGTTGCTTATTATGGAAATCGATTACATTCTTGCAATCGAAGAATCAAAGTCTCACCTGAATCTTGGCTGCAGCTGCTTTGGCATTGGTGAGTGCCAAGGTGTAGCCACACACTCCCATCTCATCTTCCAGGATGAACCCACACTGAGGGGAAGGAGGGATTTCACCTGTTGACAGGCTGTGGTGGGGCAGAAGGGATGTTAAGATCGAGgtattaaagtataaataaTCAAAACGGAAGTAAATTGACTCTTTCTTACCCATCACCAATAAGGGGATGCTGTGACGAGGAGACTTTGCCCTCTATTTGCATCTCACTGAAGATCCTCTGCACTTCCGCCTAGGACCGAATTCAACATTATGTGAGGTTGTCTTGAATCACTATTGAATACATTATGATGTCAAGAGCCCTGCCACCATCCTCACCTTGTCTTCAGGGTAGTATGGACGTACACAGTACACTGCTGTCATGGGAGGATGCTTGAACAGGTCCCTGTTCCCGTGGCCAGGCAGCATTCTCTGCATGTACAGAGAAACAGCATATTCATGTAGATCTACTTTAATCATTTACTGAggtgatattttaaaataagatatttaCAACATGAAATAATCCTGCTCAGTGGTTAAAATGGCAGATAAATACGTCACACTTGTCAAAATACAGAGCTTTGATAGATTACCTGAAGCTCTCCAGAGAGACCCCCTCTGAAGCCCCAGGGTTCAGGATCGTCAGTCATCAGCTGGGCTGAGGGTGTGTCACCACCTCCTATGAAAAGCAAACAATATCAAGTCAGAAGCTGCAGTAGCTAACTTTTATTAGGTTTAAGAaggattcattttatttgtgtataaaatgtcagaatagtGAAAATTGCCCGTAATAATTTTGATGCCTTcgaatgtcttattttgtctaTTCAATAGTCCAAAAATCTACAATATTCAGTATTATATCATGTATGACAGAAGAAATTCAAAAACATCTGATAAGTTGCAATCtgcaaatgtttggcatttttccttttaaaatgatcatgatagtttctgattaattttctgtctgaAATGAATCGTTCAAACTCTTCTAAGCATCAACACAGTAATCTTTGTAAGTAAAATAGCCTCATTCTgtggttaaaaacaaacagcagaggcATTATGATGAAGCACATGATGACTTTTACAATTAGTTAGACAACATGTAACAAAGCCGCCTGGAAATGCCCAACTTCCTGGAAACGGACACTCATAAGCATCTTTTTAATCCAAATGCAGACTTTACTTCTTATTTTTGTTCCGATTCAGTTTATTTGTGGAGATTCTGCTGTTATACAATCTCATGAATTCCTACTTGTGTAGTTTCTGCTGTGGATATATATTCTGAACACTGGGATACTGTTATGGTTTTTGAAGCTGTCAAAGCAGCACCATGTTCATGTGGACACGTTCCTTATCAGTTATGG contains:
- the cant1b gene encoding soluble calcium-activated nucleotidase 1b isoform X1, with the translated sequence MIKLNKKILPSLIEIIFTIHQNILLICFFLVFSIPGYESHRPQSKPDTDDEDDTSMTSLGVFVRGLPLALASMTQAATSDSRFHPKWRAITVATLLVLVLMLYLHRTAGDGDTSTRGYYRNRAHSLQMHGERNEDIFRDANRETAQSLGHHDRNEKPYNDTYPLSPPLKTKQGVKYRIGVIADLDTASRSSKDQTWFSYMKKGYLTVSESADRLQVEWDDDTVTLESHLAEKGRGMELSELVAFNGHLYSVDDRTGVVYRIEGSQAVPWVILPDGDGSVSKGFKAEWLAVKDEHLYVGGLGKEWTTTSGEVVNNHPEWVKVVGYRGDVEHENWVPHYNALRGAAGIQPPGYLIHESAAWSERLQRWFFLPRRASHEHYEETADERRATNLLLSCPADFSYMTVRHVGPLNPTHGFSSFKFVPDTDDQIILALKSEEDAGRIATYIIAFTLDGRVLMPETKIGDVKYEGLEFI
- the cant1b gene encoding soluble calcium-activated nucleotidase 1b isoform X2 is translated as MTSLGVFVRGLPLALASMTQAATSDSRFHPKWRAITVATLLVLVLMLYLHRTAGDGDTSTRGYYRNRAHSLQMHGERNEDIFRDANRETAQSLGHHDRNEKPYNDTYPLSPPLKTKQGVKYRIGVIADLDTASRSSKDQTWFSYMKKGYLTVSESADRLQVEWDDDTVTLESHLAEKGRGMELSELVAFNGHLYSVDDRTGVVYRIEGSQAVPWVILPDGDGSVSKGFKAEWLAVKDEHLYVGGLGKEWTTTSGEVVNNHPEWVKVVGYRGDVEHENWVPHYNALRGAAGIQPPGYLIHESAAWSERLQRWFFLPRRASHEHYEETADERRATNLLLSCPADFSYMTVRHVGPLNPTHGFSSFKFVPDTDDQIILALKSEEDAGRIATYIIAFTLDGRVLMPETKIGDVKYEGLEFI